One window of the Rosa rugosa chromosome 3, drRosRugo1.1, whole genome shotgun sequence genome contains the following:
- the LOC133735758 gene encoding B3 domain-containing protein At4g01580-like isoform X2, whose translation MARKTEHPARREAFFKALMGDFSQHLRIPSAFIKNLNRRSLHICRLKGPSGQCWVVELEKRGNRLFFHKGWEEFVKHHPLEVGDFLIFGYDGVSMFDVTIYGKTFCEKNVKAAKRRSDSNGIAAKRSGKLPRRSDSHADKRRVDDVEETSVRPIPFQSKNSFICRVLKARTLYEVYIPMEVVIAEGLKAGMAIKIQDTFGMSWHLRLRANHDRVLMRLGLSNICKANKTSHGDTVIFEFVKPRVVQLHIIRAGAY comes from the exons ATGGCTAGGAAGACTGAGCATCCAGCAAGAAGAGAAGCATTTTTCAAGGCCCTTATGGGTGATTTTTCTCAGCATCTG CGTATACCATCAGCGTTTATCAAGAACTTGAACAGACGCTCACTGCACATATGTCGTCTTAAAGGCCCTAGTGGACAATGTTGGGTTGTGGAATTGGAAAAGAGAGGCAATCGATTGTTTTTCCATAAGGGTTGGGAGGAATTTGTGAAGCATCATCCTCTAGAAGTTggggattttctgattttcggTTACGATGGTGTGTCCATGTTCGATGTGACCATATATGGCAAAACTTTCTGTGAGAAGAATGTAAAAGCAGCCAAGAGGAGAAGTGACAGTAATGGTATTGCTGCCAAAAGAAGTGGTAAGTTGCCAAGGAGAAGTGACAGTCATGCTGACAAAAGAAGGG TTGATGATGTAGAAGAAACTTCTGTTCGACCCATTCCATTCCAATCAAAGAATTCTTTTATCTGTAGAGTTTTGAAGGCACGTACATTGTATGAAGTG TATATTCCGATGGAAGTAGTCATAGCGGAAGGTTTAAAGGCTGGGATGGCCATAAAGATTCAAGATACATTTGGGATGTCATGGCATCTTAGACTCCGTGCTAACCATGATCGTGTGCTGATGAGGTTGGGCTTGTCAAATATATGCAAAGCAAACAAAACTTCACATGGGGACACTGTGATCTTTGAGTTTGTCAAGCCAAGAGTAGTGCAACTTCATATTATCAGAGCAGGAGCTTACTAG
- the LOC133735758 gene encoding B3 domain-containing protein REM5-like isoform X1 has protein sequence MARKTEHPARREAFFKALMGDFSQHLRIPSAFIKNLNRRSLHICRLKGPSGQCWVVELEKRGNRLFFHKGWEEFVKHHPLEVGDFLIFGYDGVSMFDVTIYGKTFCEKNVKAAKRRSDSNGIAAKRSGKLPRRSDSHADKRRAVDDVEETSVRPIPFQSKNSFICRVLKARTLYEVYIPMEVVIAEGLKAGMAIKIQDTFGMSWHLRLRANHDRVLMRLGLSNICKANKTSHGDTVIFEFVKPRVVQLHIIRAGAY, from the exons ATGGCTAGGAAGACTGAGCATCCAGCAAGAAGAGAAGCATTTTTCAAGGCCCTTATGGGTGATTTTTCTCAGCATCTG CGTATACCATCAGCGTTTATCAAGAACTTGAACAGACGCTCACTGCACATATGTCGTCTTAAAGGCCCTAGTGGACAATGTTGGGTTGTGGAATTGGAAAAGAGAGGCAATCGATTGTTTTTCCATAAGGGTTGGGAGGAATTTGTGAAGCATCATCCTCTAGAAGTTggggattttctgattttcggTTACGATGGTGTGTCCATGTTCGATGTGACCATATATGGCAAAACTTTCTGTGAGAAGAATGTAAAAGCAGCCAAGAGGAGAAGTGACAGTAATGGTATTGCTGCCAAAAGAAGTGGTAAGTTGCCAAGGAGAAGTGACAGTCATGCTGACAAAAGAAGGG CAGTTGATGATGTAGAAGAAACTTCTGTTCGACCCATTCCATTCCAATCAAAGAATTCTTTTATCTGTAGAGTTTTGAAGGCACGTACATTGTATGAAGTG TATATTCCGATGGAAGTAGTCATAGCGGAAGGTTTAAAGGCTGGGATGGCCATAAAGATTCAAGATACATTTGGGATGTCATGGCATCTTAGACTCCGTGCTAACCATGATCGTGTGCTGATGAGGTTGGGCTTGTCAAATATATGCAAAGCAAACAAAACTTCACATGGGGACACTGTGATCTTTGAGTTTGTCAAGCCAAGAGTAGTGCAACTTCATATTATCAGAGCAGGAGCTTACTAG